Within Cytophagia bacterium CHB2, the genomic segment TGATGAGCGCCAGCCCTATGCCGGCTATGCCGCCCAAAGTCCCGGAGCGTTCAAGCTGGTGGGCGAGCCGTTCTCGGCGGAGAGCTACGGGATCGGGGTGCGCAAGGGCGACGACGCGCTGCGCACCCAGATCAACAATGCGCTCGTCGAGATGGAGAGCGACGGTTCGTGGCGGGCGTCGTTCGCGGCCAACTTCGGCGCCGCCGGGTTCGCGCTCATGATCCTCCTCCTCACCCCCTGGGGAGGACGCCGCCGGCCGTGGCCGTGCCGTTGATTGCTGCAATGATCGGCCGCGGAAAGCTGAACAATTGTTTGAAGACGATATCGAAATCCTCCAAAAAACGGCTCATCGGTTTGCGGTTCAATTCATACATCGTAATCAAATCCAGGCCGGCGCAAAAAAAGCGTTCGTATCCGGTAAGCACCAGGCCTTTGAGATTGGCGGTTTGGGCCTGGCGCAAGCCGTTCTTCAACGCCTGAAGTACGCGCTGGTTGAGCGCATTCGCGC encodes:
- a CDS encoding enoyl-CoA hydratase/isomerase family protein is translated as MEACTLEKKDGLGILHLHAGGANALNQRVLQALKNGLRQAQTANLKGLVLTGYERFFCAGLDLITMYELNRKPMSRFLEDFDIVFKQLFSFPRPIIAAINGTATAGGVLPRG
- a CDS encoding transporter substrate-binding domain-containing protein, whose product is DERQPYAGYAAQSPGAFKLVGEPFSAESYGIGVRKGDDALRTQINNALVEMESDGSWRASFAANFGAAGFALMILLLTPWGGRRRPWPCR